From one Coleofasciculus sp. FACHB-1120 genomic stretch:
- a CDS encoding non-ribosomal peptide synthetase, with translation MKTVEFLSYLRSLDIQVFIDGERLHCNAPEGTLTSELRAEIQQRKAEILSFLRAANSTTSNASTSLVPISRDRNLRLSFAQQRLWFLDQLFPNNFFYNVPAAVRLTGSLNLAALEEAFNEIVRRHEALRTTFVTVEGQPIQVINPNLKISLPVIDLRELPAAERENQAQQLTTQEAQRPFNLSSDPLLRVTLLRLDETEYIMLLNMHHIVSDGWSIGVLIKELAALYTASCKDVLAQLCVPTSLPKLPIQYADFAHWQREWLQGEVLETQLGYWRQQLDGISMLNLPTDKPRLAVQTYRGATQILQLPKSLSEALEALSQQEGATLFMTLLAAFQILLYRYTHQEDIAVGSPIANRNRSEIEGLIGFFVNSLVLRTDLSGNPSFRSLLSRVKEIALGAYAHQDLPFEKLVEELHPERSLNQNPLFQVVFALQNAPISALELPGLTLSPMEFDSQTTRFDLEFHLWEKGQKNGLWVDSLEGISGFVIYSTDLFDQATINRMLGHFQTLLEGIVANPEERVANLPLLSQSELHQLLVEWNNTQVDYPKNLCIHQVFEAQVEQNKDAIALVFEDKQLTYQELNIRSNQLARYLQKLGVGAEILVGLCVERSLDMIIGMLAILKAGGAYLPLDPSYPPERLIFMLQDAQVPVILTHEQCIERLGEYSSQIICLDKDLETIAQESEANTISNVTAENLAYVIYTSGTTGKPKGVKTEHCSLLNLIFWHQKTFAVSPLDRVTQVAGVAFDACGWEILPYLSAGCSIYLIDDEIRIAPEKLRDFLISKLITISFLPTTLAEKVLLLDWSNNADFRILLTGGDKLHQYPLTDYPFQLVNNYGPTENTVVTTSGIVPVRDKEDPPKPPYKGGQEENTDLIAPLRNSIKPTIGRPIANTQVYVLDRYLQPVPIGVAGELYIGGDGLARGYLNRPDLTAEKFISNPFSNQPEARLYKTGDLVRYQPDGNIEFLGRLDEQVKIRGFRIELGEIEAVLSQHPAVLQNVVITREDLPGEKRLVAYVALNSEYSEQKQVEIQLQNEQVSQWQMLYNENYNQPAAGSDPTFNIVGWNSSYTNQPIPAEQMREWVDNQVAEILDLQPSRVLEIGCGTGLLLFRIAPHCNKYCGTDFSSASLNYIQQQLSQLPQVRLLQKLATDFEGVESQAFDTVILNSVVQYFPSIDYLVRVLEGAINAIAPGGFIFIGDVRSLPLLQAFHASVQFYQAEPSLTREQLQQRVEMQMFQETELVIDPAFFSALKQRFPQISDVQIQLIRGCSHNELTQFRYNAILHIGTEIGSERTPLNPPEAGGSKNTPAPSPLRGGLGRGSSLDWHENNLTISAVHQLLIDNQPETLSITNVPNARVTAAVKTAEWLSDPAEFKTVRQIHEALQKLQNLGVDPEDFYSLDVPYNIEISWSDSGTEGRYDVVFVSKEIDKKTTLPLSAKLRSLQSYANNPLQAKAARKLIPQLQTYLTQKLPEYMVSSAFVVLESLPLTPNGKVDRRALPAPEPVKLELAGSYVAPQTPVEEVLVKIFAEVLGVKRVGIQDNFFELGGHSLLATQLVSRVRDAFGVELPLRSVFEAPTIAELSKAIASFQQTTTQSKAPALVPISRENRRMKLSSLNKENQQP, from the coding sequence TTGAAAACAGTTGAGTTTTTATCTTACCTCCGTAGCTTAGATATTCAGGTTTTTATCGATGGAGAACGCCTTCACTGTAACGCCCCAGAAGGAACTCTCACTTCCGAACTGCGTGCAGAAATACAACAGCGCAAAGCAGAAATTCTTTCATTTTTAAGGGCAGCAAATTCTACTACCAGCAACGCTTCTACATCCCTGGTACCTATCTCGCGGGATAGAAATCTCCGCCTCTCATTTGCTCAGCAACGGCTATGGTTTCTGGACCAATTATTCCCCAACAATTTTTTCTATAATGTTCCGGCAGCAGTGCGTTTAACAGGTTCGCTCAATTTAGCAGCGCTGGAGGAAGCTTTTAACGAAATCGTCCGCCGTCACGAAGCTTTGCGTACCACTTTTGTCACGGTGGAAGGGCAACCTATTCAGGTAATTAATCCCAACTTAAAAATATCTTTACCAGTCATAGATTTACGAGAGCTACCAGCAGCCGAACGAGAAAACCAAGCACAACAGCTAACAACTCAGGAGGCGCAACGTCCTTTTAATTTGTCAAGCGATCCATTGCTGCGAGTAACCCTGCTGCGGTTGGATGAGACAGAATATATAATGCTGCTGAATATGCACCACATTGTCTCCGATGGTTGGTCTATTGGGGTACTAATTAAGGAATTGGCAGCACTCTACACAGCTTCTTGTAAAGACGTATTAGCACAGTTGTGCGTCCCTACATCTCTGCCAAAACTCCCCATCCAATATGCAGACTTTGCACACTGGCAACGCGAATGGTTGCAAGGGGAAGTTTTAGAAACACAACTTGGTTACTGGCGGCAACAATTAGATGGCATTTCCATGCTGAATTTGCCCACCGATAAACCGCGATTAGCCGTTCAAACTTACCGGGGTGCAACGCAAATTTTGCAACTACCGAAAAGTTTAAGTGAAGCGTTAGAGGCGCTTTCTCAGCAGGAAGGAGCCACTTTATTCATGACCCTGCTGGCAGCATTCCAGATTTTACTTTACCGCTACACGCATCAAGAAGATATTGCTGTAGGTTCACCAATTGCCAACCGCAATCGCAGCGAAATTGAAGGTTTAATTGGCTTTTTTGTCAATAGTTTAGTGCTGCGAACCGATTTATCGGGAAACCCAAGTTTTCGCTCACTATTGAGTCGAGTGAAAGAAATTGCCTTGGGCGCTTATGCTCACCAAGATTTGCCTTTTGAGAAGCTAGTGGAGGAACTACATCCAGAACGCAGCTTGAACCAAAACCCTCTGTTCCAAGTGGTATTTGCGCTACAGAATGCGCCAATTTCAGCCCTGGAACTCCCTGGATTAACGCTCAGCCCGATGGAATTTGATAGTCAGACAACTCGCTTTGATTTAGAGTTTCACTTGTGGGAAAAAGGGCAAAAAAATGGATTATGGGTAGATAGTTTAGAAGGGATTAGTGGTTTTGTAATTTATAGCACCGATTTATTCGATCAAGCGACGATCAATCGGATGTTAGGGCATTTTCAAACCTTGCTAGAAGGAATTGTTGCGAATCCAGAGGAACGAGTCGCCAACTTACCGCTACTCAGTCAATCTGAGCTACATCAGTTGTTGGTTGAATGGAACAATACCCAGGTAGATTATCCAAAAAATTTATGCATTCATCAGGTATTTGAGGCTCAGGTAGAGCAGAATAAAGATGCGATTGCACTGGTGTTTGAAGACAAGCAACTTACCTATCAAGAGTTAAACATACGCAGCAACCAACTTGCACGTTACTTACAAAAATTGGGTGTTGGTGCGGAAATTTTAGTAGGACTTTGCGTAGAGCGATCGCTTGATATGATAATCGGGATGTTAGCCATCCTGAAAGCAGGTGGAGCATACCTACCTTTAGACCCCAGCTACCCGCCTGAGCGTTTGATTTTTATGCTTCAAGATGCTCAAGTGCCGGTTATATTAACCCATGAACAGTGTATCGAACGCCTTGGAGAATATAGCTCACAAATAATATGTTTAGATAAAGATTTGGAAACCATTGCCCAAGAAAGCGAAGCTAATACTATTAGTAATGTTACAGCAGAGAATCTTGCTTATGTTATCTATACCTCTGGCACCACAGGAAAGCCTAAAGGGGTTAAAACTGAACATTGCAGCTTATTAAATCTCATCTTTTGGCATCAAAAAACGTTTGCAGTTTCACCGCTTGACCGAGTAACGCAGGTTGCTGGAGTTGCCTTTGATGCTTGCGGGTGGGAAATTTTGCCTTATTTGAGTGCAGGATGCAGCATTTATTTGATTGATGATGAAATAAGAATAGCGCCTGAAAAGCTGAGAGACTTCTTAATATCGAAATTAATAACAATTAGCTTTTTACCGACAACTTTAGCTGAGAAAGTTTTGTTATTGGATTGGTCTAATAACGCAGATTTCCGAATATTACTGACAGGAGGCGACAAACTACATCAGTATCCTTTGACTGATTATCCTTTCCAGCTAGTTAATAATTATGGCCCAACTGAGAATACAGTTGTGACAACATCCGGTATTGTTCCTGTCAGAGATAAAGAAGATCCCCCCAAACCCCCTTATAAAGGGGGGCAAGAAGAGAACACAGATCTAATAGCACCATTAAGAAATAGTATAAAGCCTACAATTGGTCGTCCCATTGCCAACACTCAAGTTTATGTTCTAGATAGATATTTACAACCTGTTCCTATCGGTGTTGCTGGTGAATTGTACATTGGTGGTGATGGACTAGCGCGAGGTTATTTAAACCGTCCTGATTTAACTGCTGAAAAATTTATTTCTAATCCTTTTAGCAACCAACCAGAAGCACGTCTTTATAAAACAGGCGATTTAGTTCGTTATCAACCAGATGGCAATATCGAGTTTTTAGGTCGCCTCGATGAACAGGTGAAAATTCGCGGCTTCCGCATAGAGTTGGGAGAAATTGAAGCGGTATTGAGTCAGCATCCAGCAGTGCTGCAAAATGTTGTAATAACTCGTGAAGATTTACCAGGGGAAAAGCGTTTAGTAGCTTATGTAGCGCTAAATTCTGAGTACAGCGAACAGAAGCAGGTGGAAATCCAATTGCAAAATGAGCAGGTTTCGCAATGGCAGATGCTCTACAACGAAAATTATAATCAACCTGCTGCTGGTTCAGATCCAACATTCAATATTGTCGGTTGGAATAGCAGTTATACTAATCAACCGATTCCAGCAGAACAGATGCGTGAATGGGTAGATAACCAAGTAGCGGAAATTCTGGATTTGCAACCGAGTCGAGTGTTAGAAATTGGATGTGGAACAGGTTTATTATTGTTTAGAATTGCGCCTCACTGCAATAAATATTGTGGAACAGATTTTTCCTCGGCTTCACTAAACTACATCCAGCAGCAATTGTCACAATTACCTCAAGTAAGATTGCTTCAGAAGTTAGCGACTGACTTTGAGGGAGTGGAGTCACAAGCCTTTGATACGGTGATTCTGAACTCCGTGGTGCAATATTTTCCCAGTATTGATTATCTAGTGCGCGTACTGGAGGGAGCCATAAATGCGATCGCTCCCGGTGGCTTCATCTTCATTGGCGATGTGCGTAGTCTCCCCCTATTGCAAGCTTTCCACGCCTCAGTACAGTTTTATCAAGCCGAACCTTCTCTCACCCGCGAACAGTTGCAGCAACGGGTAGAAATGCAAATGTTCCAAGAAACTGAGTTAGTAATTGATCCAGCTTTCTTCAGTGCATTAAAGCAGCGATTTCCCCAGATTAGCGACGTACAAATTCAACTGATCCGGGGTTGTTCTCACAATGAATTAACGCAGTTTCGTTATAACGCAATTTTGCATATTGGCACAGAAATAGGTTCTGAAAGAACCCCCCTCAATCCCCCCGAAGCGGGGGGAAGTAAGAATACTCCGGCTCCCTCCCCGTTGCGGGGAGGGCTGGGGAGAGGTTCCTCGCTAGACTGGCACGAAAATAACTTAACCATCTCCGCTGTACATCAGCTATTAATTGATAACCAACCAGAAACCTTAAGCATTACCAATGTGCCTAATGCGCGGGTAACAGCAGCAGTTAAAACAGCAGAATGGCTGTCAGACCCAGCAGAATTTAAAACTGTCCGACAGATCCATGAAGCTTTGCAAAAACTCCAAAATTTGGGAGTAGATCCAGAAGATTTCTATAGCCTAGATGTCCCTTACAACATTGAAATTAGCTGGTCAGATTCCGGCACTGAAGGACGCTACGATGTAGTGTTTGTAAGCAAAGAAATAGACAAAAAAACTACTTTGCCACTCAGCGCTAAATTGCGATCGCTACAATCTTATGCGAATAATCCCCTACAAGCAAAAGCAGCCCGTAAGTTAATCCCTCAATTGCAGACTTATCTCACCCAAAAGCTACCTGAGTACATGGTGTCATCGGCTTTTGTGGTGCTGGAATCTCTACCGCTTACACCTAATGGCAAAGTCGATCGCCGTGCTTTACCTGCACCCGAACCAGTCAAACTAGAATTGGCAGGAAGTTATGTTGCACCTCAAACTCCGGTTGAGGAAGTGTTAGTGAAAATTTTTGCAGAGGTTTTGGGAGTTAAACGGGTGGGTATTCAGGATAATTTCTTTGAATTAGGAGGACATTCATTACTAGCGACTCAGCTTGTTTCTAGAGTGCGCGACGCATTCGGGGTGGAGTTACCTTTGCGTAGTGTCTTTGAGGCACCGACAATTGCAGAATTATCGAAAGCGATCGCTAGTTTTCAGCAGACCACTACTCAAAGCAAAGCCCCAGCCTTAGTGCCAATTTCTCGTGAAAATCGTCGCATGAAGCTATCTTCTCTCAATAAAGAAAACCAACAACCGTAA
- a CDS encoding cyclase family protein: MIFSSNNLKTINYTQIVDLSHVIDPNIPIWQNDPLVEFEPVAELEKDGYYLRRFSMGEHSGTHINAPSSFYEDGVGIESYSAQSLVVPAIVIDIRDKAIANFDYALTTADVLDWEQQYHPISPNTVVLLYTGWQEKWGDRRAFLNQDEKGKFHFPGFGAETSRFLVEERAIAGVGIDTHGVDPGQDETFSTNRLVLKKAGIVLENLTNLDRLSPTGTTLVIGILRLRGGSGTPVSVLAFVP, encoded by the coding sequence ATGATTTTTAGCTCAAACAATCTTAAAACCATTAATTACACCCAAATTGTAGACCTAAGTCATGTCATTGATCCAAATATACCGATTTGGCAAAACGATCCACTCGTTGAATTTGAGCCAGTCGCCGAGTTAGAAAAAGATGGCTACTATCTACGAAGATTCTCGATGGGAGAACACAGCGGCACTCATATCAACGCACCCAGTAGCTTTTATGAAGATGGAGTTGGAATTGAGAGTTATTCAGCCCAGTCGCTCGTTGTACCAGCGATTGTTATCGATATCCGCGACAAAGCTATTGCTAATTTTGACTATGCTTTAACGACAGCCGATGTCCTCGACTGGGAACAGCAATACCATCCTATCTCCCCTAACACTGTTGTACTTCTATACACGGGTTGGCAAGAAAAGTGGGGCGATCGAAGAGCTTTTTTAAATCAGGACGAGAAGGGAAAATTTCACTTTCCGGGGTTTGGTGCTGAAACTAGCCGATTCTTGGTCGAAGAACGCGCGATCGCTGGCGTGGGAATTGATACTCATGGCGTCGATCCAGGGCAAGATGAAACCTTTAGCACCAACCGCCTGGTATTAAAAAAGGCTGGAATTGTATTGGAAAACCTGACAAATCTTGATCGGTTATCGCCCACTGGCACTACATTAGTCATTGGGATTTTACGTCTACGGGGTGGTTCTGGGACACCTGTATCCGTGTTAGCTTTTGTCCCTTGA
- a CDS encoding alpha/beta hydrolase, with protein sequence MVFMPLNFLLVWLVGLLSIGILGGGIYILYEWYEGELVGMSYLIGGLAMVLWSLGGRFISLPLLRRQGADEPKIMRTGTVQRIQRPDGSVLQVEFYGPEDGQPIILSHGWGPNSAVWYYAKRQLSDRFRVIVWDLPGLGKSTRPKNNDYSIEKYARDLEAVVAIAGEKPVILLGHSMGGMINLTFCRLFPEHLGRRVAGLILADTTYTNPLKTSILSSVLRKLQKPLLEPLLYLTILLSPIFWLMTWLSYLNGSLYISVEISGFKGTETRGQLDFAAFLSALGSPGVLASGTLAMFNFEETRTLPTINVPVLVVCGAGDIATKPVASDRMKAELSQAELVMIKPGGHMALIEKNQLFSEVVTAFCAKCG encoded by the coding sequence ATGGTGTTCATGCCCCTGAATTTTCTACTCGTATGGCTGGTAGGATTGCTGTCCATCGGCATACTTGGCGGAGGCATTTACATTCTTTATGAGTGGTATGAAGGGGAACTGGTGGGGATGTCCTACTTGATAGGCGGACTGGCGATGGTTTTGTGGTCTCTTGGCGGTCGTTTTATCAGCTTGCCACTGCTGCGTCGCCAAGGTGCTGACGAACCCAAAATCATGCGTACCGGAACTGTGCAGCGCATACAACGACCGGATGGTAGTGTTCTGCAAGTAGAGTTCTATGGGCCTGAGGATGGTCAACCGATTATCTTGTCACACGGTTGGGGACCGAACAGTGCGGTATGGTACTATGCCAAGCGACAACTGAGCGATCGCTTCCGAGTAATAGTATGGGATTTGCCGGGACTCGGAAAATCTACTAGACCCAAAAATAACGACTACTCTATAGAAAAATATGCCCGTGACCTAGAAGCGGTTGTTGCTATAGCGGGAGAGAAGCCTGTTATCCTGCTAGGTCACAGCATGGGCGGCATGATTAACCTAACATTCTGTCGGCTGTTTCCAGAACATCTGGGTCGTCGCGTAGCAGGCTTAATCCTTGCAGATACAACCTATACCAATCCGCTGAAAACTTCTATCTTGAGCAGTGTGTTACGCAAGTTGCAGAAACCGCTGCTCGAACCTCTGTTGTACCTCACGATTCTGCTGTCACCCATCTTTTGGCTGATGACTTGGCTAAGCTATCTCAATGGTTCGCTATATATCAGCGTCGAGATTTCTGGATTTAAGGGGACTGAAACACGCGGTCAACTAGATTTCGCCGCATTCTTATCGGCTTTAGGTTCGCCTGGTGTTCTCGCTAGCGGTACATTGGCAATGTTCAATTTCGAGGAAACAAGGACACTCCCAACGATTAACGTTCCGGTGTTGGTTGTTTGCGGTGCAGGAGATATCGCGACTAAACCTGTTGCAAGCGATCGCATGAAAGCCGAATTGTCTCAAGCTGAACTCGTCATGATAAAGCCGGGTGGGCACATGGCATTGATAGAAAAGAATCAGCTATTTTCCGAAGTTGTCACTGCGTTTTGTGCTAAGTGCGGGTAA
- a CDS encoding non-ribosomal peptide synthetase, with product MSEREVFVFPASFAQQRLWFLDQLIPGNTIYNVPTAIRLIGSLNLAALEQTFNEIVRRHEALRTTFKALEGQPVQVIPVESCANASSLTIPMSVVDLRQFPECDRELQAQQLVAAEIERPFDLSSIPLLRVKLLQLSETEHILLLNMHHIICDDWSIGVLIRELGTLYTAFTCKDAMHPVSTLPELPLQYADFAHWQREWLQGEVLETQLAYWRQQLNGISVLNLPVDRPKPAVASYRGATQSLELPKKLSDALQMLSQQEGVTLFMTLLAAFQILLYRYTHQEDIAVGSPIANRNRSEIEGLIGFFVNSLVLRTDLSGNPTFRELLARVRQVTLGAYSHQDLPFEKLVEELHPERNLNIHPLFQVVFGFENAPMSSLELPGLVPSFMDIDFKTTRFDLELHLWKCSEDFRSLWGGKWENSEGIRGIVVYNTDLFDEATITRMLGHFKTLFEGIVNNSEERIATLPLLGEAELQQLLIQGKDTQADYPKNKCIHQLFENQVEQNPDSIAVSFENVETRLIASLTYRELDIRSNQLAHYLQKLGVGSEVLVGICMERSIDLIVGLLGILKAGGAYMPLDPSYPQERLKFMLDDACKGEAFVKKNLRCDPEITGTNATPLLLLTQEKIVENFGDFSNPVVYLDKDWEIIAQESKESPNSSVTSDNLAYVIYTSGSTGKPKGVAVTHKAVNRLVCNTNYIKLSPKDKVAQASNTSFDAATFEIWGALLNGAQLIGISRDVTLSPHEFALQLQEKDISVLFLTTALFQQIARDVPQAFALLRYLLFGGEAVDTRWVKKVLKQGAPKHLIHVYGPTESTTFSSYYYVEKLAEAAASIPIGRPITNTQIYLLDGHLQPVPIGVVGELYIGGDGLAREYLNRPELTAERFISNPFSNEPEARLYKTGDLARYLADGNIEFLGRVDNQVKIRGFRIELGEIEAAVNQHPAVRETVVIVKEEIPGEKHLVAYIVPNQKQAIASMNLRQFLKEKLPEYMVPSAYVMLESLPLTPNGKVDRRGLPEVDTLSFDIKEDYVAPRDRVEEALAEIWAKVLGKQQVGVHDNFFELGGHSLLATQLTSRIRDAFQIELSVRNLFESPTVASLARHIETMCWATKGLDNTSSMGNEREEVEF from the coding sequence ATGTCTGAACGAGAGGTTTTTGTATTTCCTGCATCCTTTGCCCAACAACGGCTGTGGTTTCTTGACCAGTTGATACCTGGCAATACTATCTATAACGTGCCGACCGCCATTCGCTTAATAGGTTCACTCAATTTAGCAGCATTAGAGCAGACGTTTAATGAAATTGTGCGTCGCCACGAAGCCTTACGGACTACATTTAAGGCGCTAGAGGGACAACCCGTACAAGTGATTCCTGTGGAAAGCTGCGCTAACGCTTCCAGCTTAACCATCCCTATGTCCGTAGTAGACCTGCGGCAATTCCCAGAATGCGATCGCGAACTCCAAGCACAGCAGTTGGTAGCAGCAGAAATCGAACGTCCTTTTGATTTGTCCTCTATCCCCTTGCTGCGAGTGAAGCTGCTACAGCTTTCCGAAACAGAACATATTCTATTGCTGAATATGCACCACATTATCTGTGATGATTGGTCGATTGGGGTGCTGATTCGGGAACTGGGAACCCTCTACACAGCCTTTACTTGTAAAGACGCGATGCATCCCGTCTCTACGCTGCCGGAATTGCCCCTGCAATACGCTGATTTTGCCCATTGGCAGCGCGAATGGCTGCAAGGAGAAGTGCTGGAAACTCAGTTAGCTTACTGGCGGCAACAATTAAACGGTATTTCCGTACTCAATTTGCCCGTTGACCGACCGAAACCAGCAGTTGCAAGCTATCGAGGCGCAACGCAATCTTTAGAGTTACCAAAAAAGCTCAGTGATGCGCTCCAGATGCTTTCGCAGCAAGAAGGTGTCACCCTATTTATGACTTTGCTGGCAGCATTTCAAATTTTACTTTATCGCTACACGCATCAAGAAGATATTGCGGTGGGTTCGCCAATTGCTAACCGTAATCGCAGCGAAATCGAAGGATTAATTGGCTTTTTTGTCAATAGTTTGGTGTTACGCACCGACTTATCTGGAAACCCAACTTTTCGGGAACTCTTAGCCAGAGTCCGACAGGTAACACTAGGCGCATATAGCCATCAAGATTTGCCCTTTGAGAAGCTTGTTGAGGAACTGCATCCAGAACGCAACTTAAATATTCATCCGCTATTCCAAGTAGTATTTGGCTTTGAGAATGCACCAATGTCGTCGCTAGAACTACCTGGATTAGTACCTAGCTTTATGGATATTGACTTTAAAACAACGCGATTTGATTTGGAGTTACATCTGTGGAAGTGTTCCGAAGATTTCCGGAGCTTATGGGGCGGTAAATGGGAGAATTCTGAAGGAATTAGAGGCATCGTGGTGTACAACACGGATTTATTCGATGAAGCCACGATTACTCGGATGCTGGGACATTTTAAAACATTGTTTGAAGGTATTGTTAACAATTCAGAAGAACGAATCGCAACTTTACCGCTATTGGGTGAAGCTGAATTACAGCAGTTGTTAATTCAGGGGAAGGACACCCAGGCAGATTATCCTAAAAATAAGTGTATCCATCAATTGTTTGAAAATCAGGTAGAGCAGAATCCTGATTCCATAGCAGTCAGTTTTGAAAATGTTGAGACAAGGCTTATCGCGTCTCTAACCTACCGAGAGTTGGATATACGCAGCAACCAATTAGCACATTATTTACAAAAATTGGGTGTAGGTTCGGAAGTTTTAGTCGGCATCTGCATGGAGCGTTCTATAGACCTAATTGTGGGATTACTAGGCATTCTGAAAGCCGGTGGAGCTTATATGCCTTTAGATCCGAGTTATCCTCAAGAGCGTTTAAAGTTCATGCTTGATGATGCTTGTAAGGGTGAAGCATTTGTTAAGAAAAACCTCAGATGCGATCCAGAAATTACTGGCACGAATGCTACGCCCCTACTATTGCTAACACAGGAAAAAATTGTTGAAAATTTTGGAGATTTCTCAAACCCAGTTGTTTACCTCGATAAGGATTGGGAAATCATTGCCCAAGAAAGTAAAGAAAGCCCGAATAGCAGCGTAACCAGCGATAACCTAGCTTATGTAATCTACACGTCCGGTTCTACAGGAAAGCCTAAGGGAGTTGCTGTTACTCACAAAGCTGTAAATCGGCTGGTTTGCAACACAAATTATATAAAATTGTCACCTAAGGATAAAGTTGCCCAAGCCTCAAATACTTCTTTCGACGCAGCAACATTCGAGATTTGGGGCGCGTTACTCAATGGCGCTCAACTTATTGGAATTAGCAGAGATGTCACCCTTTCGCCCCACGAGTTTGCATTACAACTCCAAGAAAAAGACATTAGCGTTTTATTTTTGACCACTGCTTTATTTCAACAGATTGCCAGAGATGTTCCCCAAGCTTTCGCTTTGTTACGCTATTTGCTATTTGGAGGCGAGGCTGTTGATACTCGGTGGGTAAAGAAGGTTCTTAAACAAGGCGCGCCGAAGCATTTAATTCATGTTTATGGGCCAACAGAGAGTACAACATTTTCTTCTTATTACTACGTGGAGAAATTGGCAGAAGCAGCAGCCTCTATCCCTATAGGTCGCCCAATTACGAATACGCAAATTTATCTACTGGATGGTCATTTACAACCTGTACCCATTGGCGTTGTCGGTGAGTTGTACATTGGTGGTGATGGACTGGCGCGAGAATACCTCAATCGCCCTGAATTAACTGCTGAACGCTTTATTTCTAATCCTTTTAGTAATGAACCAGAAGCACGGCTTTATAAGACGGGTGACTTAGCCCGCTATCTAGCAGACGGCAATATTGAGTTTTTAGGTCGCGTTGATAATCAGGTAAAAATTCGCGGCTTCCGCATCGAATTGGGCGAAATTGAAGCAGCGGTTAATCAGCATCCAGCAGTGCGCGAGACAGTGGTAATTGTTAAGGAAGAAATTCCTGGGGAGAAGCACTTGGTTGCTTATATTGTTCCCAACCAAAAACAGGCAATAGCAAGCATGAATCTGCGGCAATTCCTGAAAGAAAAGTTACCAGAATACATGGTGCCTTCAGCTTATGTGATGCTAGAATCCCTACCGCTGACACCGAATGGCAAAGTGGATCGCCGTGGCTTACCTGAGGTAGATACGCTCAGTTTTGATATCAAAGAAGATTATGTCGCACCGCGCGATCGCGTTGAGGAAGCGCTAGCCGAAATTTGGGCTAAAGTTTTGGGAAAACAGCAGGTAGGTGTCCACGATAACTTCTTTGAATTGGGCGGTCATTCTCTACTAGCAACTCAGCTTACTTCTCGGATACGCGACGCTTTCCAAATAGAGTTATCTGTACGCAACTTGTTTGAATCTCCAACTGTAGCTAGTTTAGCTAGGCACATTGAAACAATGTGTTGGGCGACAAAAGGTTTGGATAACACGAGTTCTATGGGAAATGAGCGAGAAGAGGTTGAATTTTAA